The DNA segment TGACTGGCTGATTCCCACGGCCTGGATCCGGCCGGGTGGGACGGTCTGGGTCCGGGTATCGAGCAGGCCGTATCGGACCCGGATACCGTCTGGGGAGATGGCAGCCCGGAAGTTGAACCCGTTCTTGATGCTGCTCCAGTAGCCACCCGCTACACCAAGGCCCAGCGGGATGATGACCGCGAGCGGGGCCGCCGCATCGAGGGTCACGGCGAACACCACCACCGCCGCCACCCCGAAGATGAGAAAAATGGTTGTCCCGGAAAGCAGGGTTGAGGCGATCACCCGGCCCGGCTTCAGCGCCAGTACTTCCCGCTCCGGCGCCTCCTGGATGTCCTCCGGATGCTCGGGGTCGATACTGACCCCCGCGGCACGGGCGAGGATGGTTGCACGAAGACGTTGGGCGTCACTGAGTTTCAGGAAGGCCAGCTTGACCGCGGACTCCCCGGCGTCGGCCACTTCGAACTTCAGTTCCGCGAGTCCGAACACCCTCGCGAGGAACGGCTGGACGACGTCGATCGCCTGTACCCGGTCCAGCCTCGCCTGCCGGTTCTGGCGGAACACCACGCCCGAATTAACCCTCACATGATGTTCGGTTACCTGGTACCGCGTGAAATACCAGGACAGCATGAAGCCCACCGCCACCAACACCACCACGCCGGCGATAATGGCAATTGTCCAGGGCAGCCGGACGCCGCCGTCGGACAGGCCCGGCGACTCTTCGCCCACCAGGGCGCCTTCAAAGAGGTCCCGCCCGGCGAAGAAGGCGATGGCCAGCAGGGCAATCCACCCGCGTACCAGCGGGGAAATGACGTGAACGCGGCTCCACTGGTCCTCTGACGTTGCCAGGAGGGTCGGATCCGGGGCGGCGGGGCCGTCCGGTGGCGCCTGATCGTGGGTGGTCACAGTCCGGCCAGCTTCGCCTCACCGCGGGCAGACAGTTGCTCCCGGAGGCGGGCGCCCTCGTCGCCTGGCAGCCCCGGAATGGAGGCGTTGGTGCCCGGGGAGGCGGTGTGCAGCTTCAGGCTGCACAGACCGAAGGCCCGGTCGATCGGACCTACGGCAACGTCGACGTACTGCATCCGGCCGTACGGCACCACCATGGTGCGCTGGTAGAAGACACCGGTGCGGATCAAAAGATCCTCATTGCGTTCCGCGTAGCCGATCGCGGCGACCTGGCGGGGAATGAGGACTCCGCGCCACACAGAGACCACCAGGGTGATGATCGGCAGGGCCCAGGCAACCCACAGCGGCGGGAAACCCCACCAGACGTCGGTGAGGACCAGGATCAGGGGAATGCTGAAGATCGCGAGGTTGATGACCGTGCCAACCACCCAGCCGAGCAGCCGGACCGTCAGATACTTCGGCGATACCCGCTTCCACTCCAGCCCATCCGGGTCAATTGGTTCCTTACGCATACTCCCCCTCGTCATTCCGCCTACCGTTGCGGTCGAGACCGTCCGCTTCGTCGTCGGGCGGGAGC comes from the Arthrobacter sp. CAN_C5 genome and includes:
- a CDS encoding PH domain-containing protein, giving the protein MTTHDQAPPDGPAAPDPTLLATSEDQWSRVHVISPLVRGWIALLAIAFFAGRDLFEGALVGEESPGLSDGGVRLPWTIAIIAGVVVLVAVGFMLSWYFTRYQVTEHHVRVNSGVVFRQNRQARLDRVQAIDVVQPFLARVFGLAELKFEVADAGESAVKLAFLKLSDAQRLRATILARAAGVSIDPEHPEDIQEAPEREVLALKPGRVIASTLLSGTTIFLIFGVAAVVVFAVTLDAAAPLAVIIPLGLGVAGGYWSSIKNGFNFRAAISPDGIRVRYGLLDTRTQTVPPGRIQAVGISQSPLWRAKGWYRMTVNVAGYGIAATGDAQARATLLPVGTRQDVLQLLALVLPNPGIDEPVEVFTAGMEGRDSLAGFLTTPRRARWIGPFEWRRNGFAVTDTALLIRSGFFWRKLAVVPHERTQSLALQQGPVYRRFGVADLLLHTTPGPVSPRIQQVDEETAWRLFHEQGIRAAEARRRSVPEQWMRPVEVAEATLMPRAPSYTDPDPGEASAPHPVEAHDPHPVEERPAPAERSGDTPDGQR
- a CDS encoding PH domain-containing protein, whose amino-acid sequence is MRKEPIDPDGLEWKRVSPKYLTVRLLGWVVGTVINLAIFSIPLILVLTDVWWGFPPLWVAWALPIITLVVSVWRGVLIPRQVAAIGYAERNEDLLIRTGVFYQRTMVVPYGRMQYVDVAVGPIDRAFGLCSLKLHTASPGTNASIPGLPGDEGARLREQLSARGEAKLAGL